The genomic segment TCAGGAGTTAGTGAGAATGCAGTATCTGGTCATATACAACTCATCAAACCGGGAGAAACTGCTTGTTTTGCTGTAAGTAATCCATTCCTTTTTGCAGTCTTACGCAGTCAACACTCATTCTTTCTTCAccgcattcatttcttttttagcccaataaattatttaataaaatatacCGTAAGTTGAAATGAAGTTGGAAATCATTTTCTAATGCTTGTTACACAGTATACCCAAGTCTAACAGTAAGTTTTAATATTATAAACAGTGCAGTATTGCATAATCATTTTTTGCGCTTGACATGCTTTCCTTATTACTATCTTTGCTGCTTAACGAATTAGAACGCTTTCCATCAAAAGTAGGTAGCACAATGAAAATGTAACAGAAAAAACTGAAACAATATAGGGAAAAGGGGATGAAAGTTACGATAGTGATAAAGCTTGTTTGAATATCTTATTAGAAGGATCTGTAAGTTTGACAATAAATTCTTCAAATGTAAAATGAATCATGCTcttacaaaatacaattttctacCCCATAAATTAACAGTCTGACTTAATAGTTTGACTATAAATATTAATACTGGTACTGTAAaagtgtaaaatatatataaaaaatatgaccTTTTTTCCCCAAACCAGATACATAATGACAATGTTTTTATATGCTTACAGAGGACAATGTCGATTTCATACTTGTTTCATACTTAGTAGTTGTTGAATCTCTAAGTGTTTAATTATCTTACTATAGTGTGCCCCTCCTTTGGTGGTAGCAGAGAACATTGATGAGAAGACATTAAAGAGAGAAGGTGTCTGTGCTGCTAGTCTTCCAACTACCATGGGGGTCGTAGCAGGTCTACTAGTACAAAACACACTCAAGTAAGTCACCACTCAACGAATCTATGTCAATTCATTAGTGATTCAAAGATGGATATGGAATGTTGGTGTTGATGCGTAGGCACACCTGCCTACGCACTGAACACTGAACATGAAGGATTTCCATCAGAGACACATTGATAGCACTATTACCATGTTTTAAAGGAGGTTAGTATAAAACCACACATACTTTCTTCTTATCGCAGATCAAAACCTTTAGATTAATGTTCGACACATCATATCTCACTTATTGTTAAAATCATCAgtaatttgacaaaaatatttatggatttttttttatttctccattttgatatcattatatGCCACAGTCATcataaactttgaaacaaaattgtgaaGGACTCTTGTCTGTGATTTAACTATAATTATTCAGTGATGTTCTTGATATCCATTGGCTGGTCAAAATGATATAAAGCTAATAAATTCTAACATTAGGTATTAATTATAAGATGCTTTGTGGAAATGCTATTCTTCCTtcctttatgtttttttattggtaTTTTTACAGATATCTACTGCAGTTTGGCAGTGTAACTCACTACCTGGGATATAGTGCCCTAACAGACTTCTTCCCTACAATGTCAATGAAACCAAACCCTCATTGTGATGACAGCTTTTGTATAAATTGTCAAAAAGAATTCCAGGTGGGCTCATTGTCCTTTTatcatttcaagaaaataagaaataacaaatCATGCTTTGGAGAAGGTGGTAGAGGGGGAAGCATAGAAAAAACATTAAGaatggaaagaagaaaaaagagagaagtgCAGATACTACAAATATAAATAGAGATAAAATTAGAGAATGCAAGAAAGTTTTCAACTAAAAACAGATACATgggcctgtttcatgaaagCATCATTCCTCCAGCTCGACGTCATCTCTTTAAAAAgacaatttgtacatgaattgtGTGTGAACAGACGTTTATGGATGATTTCCAGCTTAATTAATTACTCTAATTACTGCAAAATACCAGAAGTACTTTTTGCTCTAACTCTCTAAATTACGCCAAAAATgtgctaatttttggtgtagAAACTCTATGTTGTGTCTAGGTAGTGTTATGAAGTCAAGTTTTTCTATAAAATTCATGAGATGAAGGCATCGTTAGTATGAATATGTTTTTATGATATATCCTCCATGTACAATGCTACCTATTACCtaatattgatatcagttaTTTTTGTTGATATGAATTGTGTTATGTTTGTATAACAGAAGCAGCAAGCTTTGAATCCAGTAGCTGAGGTAGAAGAAAGCAAAGAAGAAGAGGTCATACATGATGAAAATGACTGGGGTAAGTCAAATGTTGTTTAACAATCATCGTAAATCAGTAGTCAAGCTTTTGCTCTCACAAAATACTTCATCGCTTGGATCACAGAAGGGCATCCTGTTCCTGTTGATCAGGCAGAAGGGCCTGAACTCTTGCGTGCAgtgtgtttctttttaaatgggACTCTTGAGCTGATACCCTTACAGTGCGAGCCGCACAGGACTTGAAAATGGCTGCATACGTGCAACCTACTGCCCTTTTGCCAGGCAGGCAACAATTTATGGACAGAGCAGATTGATATTAAAATGTATGCCACTATTAGATTAAGTGATCTGATTGGTTTTAGGGGTTCAAAGGTCAAGGTTGCAGTGGTCAGTGTTTACCAGAAAATGGCCTATTATCATGATGAATAACTGTTTTGATGGACAACAATCTAATAAGATTGAATGTCATAATGTATGAAAATGGCTTATTCTTGTAATAACTTAAGGTTTATTTGACAAATAAGCTTCACACTTGCCTCATAAACACATTTTATAGCAGAGACAACGATTTGGTCATTGGACAAAAGGCTTAAAAGTCTAATGTCATATAGATACCAGTTATAAAACTTGCTTGTTCCCCATTAACTTGATCTATGGGAGTAATTctgtgaatatatatatagtttttgGAAACCTTTAAagttaaatacattttatatttcagATTCAGCAAtgatgtacacataattttgaaagtgCATAGTTGAGAATCCAATTATGTGTTTCATCTTTCCATTTGATTATAAtcatttgaatataatataataGATGTTTCTTGTATATGGTCCTTCTTAGCTTCGCTTTgctccaaatgaaaataaagcttGAGAAGTCAACTCCATCGTACCTAAACCAATTTTCTGATTGTGTAATTGCAAGTTTATACCAGGTTATTGAAGGCAACATACAATCGAATCATTATCAAGATAACAATTATATTTCACATCATAGCTATGTAATGATTGATTGCAATTTTTGATTGGTGATTGATATAATTGGTCTTATTCTCTTCAGGAATTGAACTAGTAGCTGAAACCAGTGCAGATGATCTAGTTTCCAAACCAGCCCCAGAGCTTGCTAGTGGGATCTCATATGCCTATGATAAAGGAGCTGATCAGGTAGGCCTATGCgataaaaattgatataaaaaacaaatcaaggGAGACAAGAAATAGTCACATCAGTGTATCACGTATTGCATTGTATAGAAATGCCCTCGCACAATGCGCTATTCATTCTTTCTCAGGATAAGTTTAAGATGCAacaaatttatatttgttaCCAAGAGCATGTCTAGCATTGATGCAATGAAAGGTAATTCTTTGGAGGTGATCCAAATGATAATGGTTATGATAAAGGATAAATAGTTTGTTATCTGAATGcttagaaagaatgaaaggtgTAAATCAAACAGGGCCAAAAGCATTCAGAGAAGTGAACGCCTAAATGGACAGTCACACCTTGATAATTTAGCCAGCGTATGTCGGCATATGTATTTCAAGCCATTTTGTTGTTCAACCCTATTTGTCAAGAATTGATCCTggatttcaaaagtttgatttctaatgagaaattaatttttataAAGCCAGAATGTCTCGCCGTACATTTGCTCATCAGAATATGCTGGCTTATTGGTTCAGGTGTGACAGCTATTCAGTTTCATACTTTTGCCTGTTGCAGGATAATGCTCTATCATCTACCAGTATTTCATTATCTCATGACTATTTTTACTACTGAGATTCCCCTTTTATAAGAGCACTTTGATGTAAAGTCTCTCTAACGCCCCTTTTAAAATCTAATTTGATAAGAAATAACATACTTCATCCCCACCCtcatatttgtatatttatcttgttttggttttttttttttaatcacccaGATATGTGAGCCTAGTGGGGAAACTAGCGAAAGTGTAAGGGAGAACAAAGATGATGGAGAATCCTTAGATGATTTGATGGCGAAGATGAAGAACCTTTGAAATGAAACATTATAAATCTATCCTTCTAAAAGCTGACCAGAAACAGCTGAAAATTACCAAGAACACCATGGAAAGGTTCATAGAAATCCTTTATGATATCAGTGGATGAAGTCAGTGGATGTTTTTTTCTGCATATGCCTTCTTCTGTGGAAAAACAGCCTTGTTTGTAGTCTATTATCAAGGTGGAGTCTGCAGTATTGTCTTATTGTTCTGTTAAACAGTGGCACTACCTTCATTCTCTCATCTTGCTTTAGTCATTTTCttattatcaaatttgattCAGTAAGTATATTTCTtctaataatgatcataatagtTACAATTATATAGCGGTTCGTACATTGTTCTTAAGCACTTTACATTGTAATCATTGTTATTGTGGTCACAGGATCCATCACTGCTCCacacataaagtgcaccatCTCTACTCCCTGGAGGGTATCTTGGACAGGCAACTGTTGATTTATCGGTGCACACATGTCAATCTAATCAAAGTGATGTCCACATCCTACTAGGTACCCATTTGACACCTGTGTGGAGAGTGGTGAAGGTGGATAAGAGCCTTGCCAAGGGACATTAATACagggtgggatttgaaccttcAATCCTTGGTTTAAGAGTCAAGTgacagaaccactacaccacaacACCTCCACAACAAATATGCCAATGAAAGTCAGATGGTAATATGAAAATAACTAAAGCAAGACAGGCACATGTTGGTGGTAGCTGCTCTGTAACCATTGCTTTTAGTTCCACTGCATCTGATGTATGTAAAATGTTTAGTGTAACAGCAGAACAATAGCTGCAGCCTCCGTTTAGATTACCTTCTGTGATAGTTAGTGGTCATCGTCAGCTTTTTCTTGGGCCTTTCTTATAGATATTTATTCAGTATATGAAATGACTTATTGCCATTCCTATTGCCAACTTCTATGTTGATAGTCTCAAAGGCACTATTGCTGTGTTGAATTCAATTCTTTTAAGGGGACTTAGATTAAgttactataataataatgatcttaaaataatgatgatagccTACAGATGATCATAATACAAATGtcaatgacgtcataacaatcaaaatcatatcccattaaaacttattttttgGAAATGTATGTATTCAAATCTTTGTTTTACGGTGCCTTGTGTATCTTGAATATTGAGATAATACACGTGTCAAGGAACCTTAAGGTATTTGAAAACAAGTCTtcaaaattcctttttttcttaataccCCTTTGTTTCTCAGTTGACAAacatgtaaatataatttatcATTCCACTTTTATGCTATATAATATGGCTTGACATCTTATTTGAGACTTCTGCTATGTttcattaatgatttatttgtgTAATTTATATAACTTAGAATGTATGCAATATTATGTTAAATGGCTCTTCCACTTTATGTTAAtgttgtttatttctttttcccACTTCCTTTCTCTCATTCATGTACAAAGTTGgtatccccccttctctctaaGTATCTCATCTCCATTGGCCTATTTTTTCACCCGACCTCTCgcattctctttttattcctttCATTAGTACTCTGCTGTATTAAGTGCTTTAAACattatatcataaacaaatgtTTAGATGTCTGGATATACGCCTTTCCTGTTGAATCAAACATTTGCATGAAGTTTATGACAAATGGAATATTATTcacttcattatcattttagcTAGGTTAATATCTTGGCATGTATATTTGTCAAACATTTCATCTATTTTATTCCAACACGGTACACATACATCAACCAAAGTGTTTTTCAGAACATCCGTGTATGAAGAggttaatgtaggcctatatttgtattttatgagtgtaatgaatataatttatgATTTGATCATTCAATTTCTTATCACATCAAAGGTGGATAGAGTTTAGTGGCAATATTGTATAATGCGCTGCATATTCCACACGTCCTCATTTTGCAGTCATGTCGTCACTCTCCATGGCAAAGGAcagataaaataattattttgctgcTACAGCAATTTATGCCCCACTGATTTAACttcattagttttttttttttttttttacaattctgGGTCAGCAAATTATAATTCATTTAAAGCTGACAATGTTTTCAATCACCTGCAATCATTGAAATGGATATCTTGTCATGAATTCTTAACAATTTATGTACctcctgtacatgtatattttttcatcaGTATCTATGGATAATGCACTCTAGGTTTGTGCAATATCAAATAATTCCCATTTGTCTGGGATATTGCATTGTGCGTTCTATCTATTGTAAAGCCcggcgcacactatgcgatGCGTTACGATCCAAagttcaaagaaattgtaatagcATTTTGAatgaacattccaaccaataaaatctcagcgatcagagttcagaatagtggaaggactactgaaatcagaaattcagtccagttcgagcctccctgtaggaagaaaagcaaattcaaatccaaattgtaatgacgtcatcatcggctatgacttgaagccgattttgACTGTCCTTTGAccacagggcttgccgcaaagcaaatttatgattttttttttttaatatcaaattaaataattttacttcttggaactttcatatttgatacaaaatgtgatttattaaaAGATAATAGCATCGAACACAAagtgtgcgctgggcttaaAAGTGCATATTTTTTACCTTTCATGTTTATGACTCTCCTGTTTAGAATGATTAAGGGCCCGTCATGCCTTCACGTATATGCCAATGCACATGTTGCAAGCTGTTTTCCAACTTAAATAGTATATCTTGATATTGAAAAAATCATTGACAATTCTTGATAACAAAAATTCAGTAAGAAATTAAGTTAAAATGCTGTACATACGCAATATGAATTGGCTATAATACTCAGGTTTAACAGCCCCTTAAGATTTTAAATACGATTGTCCGAAATTGCAAAATTCTGAGAAAATCAGAAAATTATCACCCCCCCTTCTTGGCAGATTATTGCTTTGCATTATCCTCATGTTTAGGTAGCATTACAACTTAGATTTTGAATAGGATATATTAGTAGATTAATGGCATACATCCTTTATTCATAGAGATgaaggggtgttgcaagaaaatatttgcaatcaattgaaaAATTTCAGGTACAAACTCTCAAGTGATGGATTGGTTTTAACTCgataaaattaattaaaactTACTGATGCAAGATTCAGACTACCAATTGTAAATTTAGAATAGTGATTGATTTTAGGATCTAAAAGTAACTTTCAGTGGATAACAGAtctcttgcaatgccccatcaGTAAGGTTTTATTTTATGCAAGTTCCGATTGACAGGGCAGCATCCagatattttgatggggggttGCAAGATAAACTGcagatgtcattttttttttgcaattgacTAACAATAATTTTTGAAGTTGCATGTGACCCACAAAACTtcccattttctatttttattttttcttcttcctcccaTCTTCCCATTTGAAAAATCATAGGTTGGGAtgttgctccccccccccccctgggtagTGCTGCCCCTGTCTATTAAttcagttatacatgtacatcagagAAATCCTCTCTGATCATCATGAGGAATATGAATATGGTCACAAAAATGTTCTATTGCATGTTTGcatgaatatagaaagaaataaaCTATCCGTTAATATTTATAGCTCAAAGTTGTGGTTACTGGTATTCTTTATGTGTCTTAATGTCTTGACGGATATTTAAGAACCTAGAACAGCCATTCTCAATTTTGTTGGAAGCTCcaaatttcttgttgagaatctgGACTGCTCCACTATCCAACACGCGAACGAGCGAAATATTATGGTGTGGGGGGATGCAGGACCACCTGAAGAGCTtaagggctattccacggttacccacattacatttggagacaccttgactcatacttggagctgtaacttcattattattgataggaactaaacatctctttatcacaacatcgTACTCAGTccgactatcctttgtata from the Lytechinus pictus isolate F3 Inbred chromosome 1, Lp3.0, whole genome shotgun sequence genome contains:
- the LOC129257071 gene encoding ubiquitin-like modifier-activating enzyme 5 — translated: MALKRMGIVDNYERIRDFTVAVVGVGGVGSVTAEMLTRCGIGKLLLFDYDKVELANMNRLFFQPHQAGMSKVQAAEKTLRSINPDVEFETHNYNITTMENFKHFMSRIQNGGKNGDAVNLVLSCVDNFEARMAINMACNEINQNWIESGVSENAVSGHIQLIKPGETACFACAPPLVVAENIDEKTLKREGVCAASLPTTMGVVAGLLVQNTLKYLLQFGSVTHYLGYSALTDFFPTMSMKPNPHCDDSFCINCQKEFQKQQALNPVAEVEESKEEEVIHDENDWGIELVAETSADDLVSKPAPELASGISYAYDKGADQICEPSGETSESVRENKDDGESLDDLMAKMKNL